TGCCGCCAGGCACTGAACCCGTGAATGCGACATGTCGTATGGTGTCATGCTGCATCACTGACTCAGTATCGGCATGGGAAAGATGAAGGTATTGAAATACGCCCTCGGGCAATCCGGCCTCTGCGAACGCTTCCGCCATTCTTTCTGCGCAAAGAGGCGTTTGCGCAGAGTGCTTGAGCAGAACTGTGTTACCGGCCAACAATGCAGGAACAATCGCATTAACGGCTGTCAGGTATGGGTAGTTCCAGGGCGCAACCACGAATACCGTACCGAGTGGAACCCGCTTAATGTAGCGACGAAACCCTGCTTTATCGGGTAAAGGCATGGGTGAAAGGGCTTCTGGAGCGATGTCGATCATGTGCAGCGCGCGCTCTTCGAAGCCTGCCACTTCACCTTTTGCGTATACGATGGGACGACCCATCATCCAAGAGATTTCTTCTGCAATGTCTTCGGCTTTGGCAACAAAACACTCAACAGCTTTCCTGCAAAGTGCTTGGCGCACCTCGAGGGAGGTGTTTTTCCAAAATGGATAGGCTTTAACTGCGCTTTCCAAAGCCGCGTTAATTTCTGATGCGGTAGCAAAAGGACGCTCGACATAAACCGAGCCATCTACGGGTGTAATTGTCTGAAAACGTTCCATGTCTTCACCTAAATAATTTCAAAGTAACGGTCGAGTTCCCAATCGGTCACATGCTTGCGGAACTCTCTTTCTTCCCACTCTCTTGATGCTGCGAAGTGTTCAACAAAGGCTTCACCTAGCATGGCTTTGGCTGCTTCGGAGTGCTTGAACGATTGTGCGGCCTCCCAGAGTGTCCGGGGGAGTTGGAGCTCTTCTGGATGTTCGATGTCGTATGCGTTTCCGACAATACGGTCCGTTGGTTCCATCTTGTGCTCAACGCCATACAGACCGGACGCGAGCGCAGCAGCAAGGGCGAGATAAGGATTGGCATCTGCAGCGCCAAGACGATACTCAATGCGCTGCGATTTATCAGATCCCGGAATAACACGAAGTGATGTAGTGCGGTTCTCAACGCCCCAAGTCGCATCCGTTGGAGCCCAAAAGCCTGGGATCATTCGGGTGTAGCTATTGACGGTTGGGGCAATCATGCACAGGAATTGCGGCATCAAAAGCTGTTGGCCTGCGAGGAAGTGGCGCTGCACGTCACTCATATTGAGCTCAGCATCGGGCGCATAAAAGGCACTTTTCCCCGACGCCCGATCACGAAGCGAAATGTGAATATGCCCGCTTTGGCCGGGGTAATCATTGGTCCACTTGGCCATGAAAGTTGCCATCATGTCGTTCTTTTGTGCCAGCACTTTCATGTAGGTTTTGAAGAGGGCTGCTTTGTCTGCGGCGTCTTTTGCGTTGTCGACAGTGAGCGCAGCCTCAATGACTCCTGGGCCAGTTTCGGAGTGAATACCTTCGATAGGGAAGTCCATGGATTCACCCATGGCGAGAATCGCTTTATACAAGCCTGAGTAAGTAGAGTTACGAATCATCGAGTAACCGAACCAATCAGGCGTGATCGTTTTCAGGTTGCGGAAGCCTTTTTCACGGGCAGAGTGGGGAGTTTCATCGAAAATGAAGAATTCGTATTCAAGCGCGGCGTAGGCGTCAAACCCCATGTCCGCGGCCTTTTCCAATACACGCCTTAGTGTGGCCCGTGGGCAAACTGCTTCCGCGTCACCGGAAAACTCCGCAATGAAAAGCAACATGCCGTCTTCATCGAGCACGTCGCGACAAGTGTCTGGAAGAATACGAACTGGCGCATCAGGGTAACCGGTGTGCCAGCCAGTGTACTTTGCGTTATCATAGAGTTGGTCTTTGACATCCCAGCCCAAGACTACGTCGCAGAAGGCAAATCCATTGTCTAATGAAGAGAAGAATTTCTCTTTCGACATGTACTTTCCGCGCATCACACCATCGTTATCAAACAAGCCAACTTTGACGTGGGAGAGTTTCCTTTCTTCTACAATCTTCTTGGCGTCAGCCGCCGTTTTTACTTCACGCGCTTCCATACCCGCTCCTGTTATTTTCGTTACCGGACCGAAAAAAAAACTGCATGCTCCACGTGCTTCTGATGCTTCAGAAACCCATGAACCTCTATCAACGATAGTTGAAGCACGGGCAAGCAGTAGGTGACTCATCAGTCACTTACGGTTGGTAACGGCCTGTAAATTTAAAATAGGCGTGGCCAAAAAATTTTGACCACCACAATCACACAGGGTGGGATAACACTATTAGGAATTTTAATAGTGTGAATTTGAACGGCTTGTCAGGTGTACTTTCCAATGCGGATTTTTCCGTCCAGCCAGGGGTAATGTTGGCGGATTTTTGCCAGGAAATGTTGGCGCAGAATTTTACAGCTACCTTCGGCCAGTTTTTCCGGTAAATCACCCAGTTCATTGCGGCGAGCAATCAAAGTTAAGTATCTGAAAAAAGAATCCTTTTCTGGTAATGGAATAACACTGGTTTGATTGCGAAAAACCTCCCCTTGAAGAAGGCATAATGGGGTGGTTAACGTCCAGCCAAGTCCTTGAGCTACCGCGGAAAGGACTGCGAATGTGTTATCCAGTTGCATACGGTCTGGCACATCGAGACCTTGATGATGCAGATAGGTTTCGATGGATTGGCTGATAAGACTTTGTTCGCTGTAGCGAATCATGTCCAGATGTTTACTCAATGCGACAAGCGAGTGGCAGGTGTCGGGGTACTTTTGTTGGAACTGTTTTGGTACAACCAGGACAAATGGTTCTTTCAGTATTTGAAGGCGTCTAAGGTCATCCTGTCTTTCGAGGACATCATCAGAAATAATAATATCAATGCTACGACTGAGTAGGCCTTGCTGATGAAGGTGGGAGTAGCCCGTCATCATGGTCCAGTTTTCCGTGTGCGCTTTAATGACTTCAATCAGGGGCTGCCCGACCGTCGCGGCTAGCGAATCTACCATGGCAATTCGCACCAGGTGCAAACTATTGAAACTCCCTTTAGTGATGACATGCTGAGTTTTGTAAGCCTGTTCGAGCAGGTGAACGGACTGGTCGTAGAAATAGCGTCCGGCGACAGTTAGCTCTACGGGGCGCACACTGCGATCAAGCAACTTCACGCCGAGGCTACTTTCCAAATTGGCGAGGATTTGTGAAACCGAAGATTGAGAGATATCCAAATGTTGTGAGGCCGCGGTCATGTTGCCGGTTTTGGCGGTTGCCACAAACACTTCCAGCGATTTCAGCTCAAATCCTAATGTTCCCATCAGCAAATCCTTTTCACATCCTAAGTTCATCTTAGCCAAGCGATTTGAAATCAGCATGTTGCAGCAATGAGTCGTAAGCAGTGAGAAACAAAAAAGCCGCTCTCGCGGCCTTTTCTCATGAAGATTAATTCAGGATTTGCTCGGCAAGTTCGAGAAGTTTCGGATAGGCGATGGAGCTTTGCAGTGCCAGTGCTCTCTGCTCTTCTAACACTTCTTGTAGGATGTTTTTAGTGGTGAGCGGGTTTGCCAAAACAACACGAAACACAATTGTTGCGCGGTTATCTAAGTGGACAGGTGTTAGCGTGGTCCGGGAGACAAAGGTGTTCCCTGCTTCGCGTTGGTGCTTTTGAATGAAAACAGTCAGGTTATTTAAGTGCTGGTGGAGCACTTCGCGTTGTGTGTCATTGGCGGTCTCGAATGCTTTCTTGACCGATTCTGGCACAAAGCGATAGGTGAGTAGGCATAGCTCTGGCTTGCTGACGATTTCGAAGTCTGGCTGCTCAGCAATTAGTGACGCGAAGTATTCGGCCTTGTCGACGCTTTGATCTATCAGCAGTTCATAGCCTTCGCGTCCAATGATATTCAGGCTGGCGTAAAGCAACATAGCCATACCACTGCGAGACCCTTCGAGGGTGTGGCTGCCGAGGTCTTTAGAGCCTTTGCGCAGGATGTAGTTGGCGTGATGCTCAATGGCAGACACCATGGAAGGGTCTTTGAATATCACCATACCTGCACCCATTGGCACGTATAGCTGCTTATGGGCATCAATTGTCACCGAGTCTGCTCGTTCAATGCCTTTGAGTTTTTGACGCTGGGTGTTCGACATCAAACTCGCACCGCCCCAGGCTGCATCCACATGGAAATGAATATTTTCACGTTCAGCAATCTCAGCCATGGCATCAAGCGGGTCGATATTGCCAGTTTCAGTTGTGCCGGCCACGCCAACCAGAGCAAATACCTTGGTGTTTTTCGCTTTCAGCTCAGCAACTTTCTGTTCGAGCTTATCAATGCGGATTCGATTGTTTTCGTCTGTCGGAATTGCAATCAAAGACTGTCGCCCAATACCAAGGACGTCAGCGGATTTCTTAAGAGAGTAATGGCCGCGATCTGAGACGAGAATGGCTAAGTCGTCATAGCCATAATGACGCATGGCACGGAACAGACCTTCCTCAGCGACGCCTTTGAAATTACCATCCGCTCTTAATGCAGCATTGCGGGCGACCCATAAGGCCGTAATATTGGCAATGGTACCACCGGAGCAAAACGCCCCTAGGGAATGTTCAGCGCTATGCATCCAGCTTTCATAAAAGCGCTCGTCACGGCCATAAATCAGGTTGTGGAGCATCCCCAACACCTGACGCTCAAGTGGCGTGAAGGCCTTTGACGTCTCGATTTTGACCGTATTCTGGTTCAAACCAATCATGATTTTTGACAGCGGCATCAGAAAATAGGGAAGCGCTGAGGTCATGTGGCCAATAAAACGTGGCGATGAGGTATGAACCGATTGGGCAACCAGTTTATCCAGCAAAAACTCGGTGTGTTCGGAAACGAAGGTTGGTTTTTCAGGGATCAACGGGTTGCTGAAATCTTTTTCGATATCAGTGAGAGATGAATCAGTCGCAGCAATATGATTTTGCAAAAAGCAATTCAGGTTTTGGGAAATTTCCTGCTCGATTTTGCCCAAAGTGGAATCGGGCGCTTCGGGCACGGTAAAAATACGGTGGAGGCTTTCTAGGGACGCTTCCGCCGTCTTAGTTTCTGTAACCATCCGAGGTTCTTTATTTTCTAATAATGGGCTTTTCTACACGATGTTCGCCGAA
The nucleotide sequence above comes from Grimontia kaedaensis. Encoded proteins:
- a CDS encoding glutamine synthetase family protein produces the protein MEAREVKTAADAKKIVEERKLSHVKVGLFDNDGVMRGKYMSKEKFFSSLDNGFAFCDVVLGWDVKDQLYDNAKYTGWHTGYPDAPVRILPDTCRDVLDEDGMLLFIAEFSGDAEAVCPRATLRRVLEKAADMGFDAYAALEYEFFIFDETPHSAREKGFRNLKTITPDWFGYSMIRNSTYSGLYKAILAMGESMDFPIEGIHSETGPGVIEAALTVDNAKDAADKAALFKTYMKVLAQKNDMMATFMAKWTNDYPGQSGHIHISLRDRASGKSAFYAPDAELNMSDVQRHFLAGQQLLMPQFLCMIAPTVNSYTRMIPGFWAPTDATWGVENRTTSLRVIPGSDKSQRIEYRLGAADANPYLALAAALASGLYGVEHKMEPTDRIVGNAYDIEHPEELQLPRTLWEAAQSFKHSEAAKAMLGEAFVEHFAASREWEEREFRKHVTDWELDRYFEII
- a CDS encoding LysR family transcriptional regulator, which translates into the protein MGTLGFELKSLEVFVATAKTGNMTAASQHLDISQSSVSQILANLESSLGVKLLDRSVRPVELTVAGRYFYDQSVHLLEQAYKTQHVITKGSFNSLHLVRIAMVDSLAATVGQPLIEVIKAHTENWTMMTGYSHLHQQGLLSRSIDIIISDDVLERQDDLRRLQILKEPFVLVVPKQFQQKYPDTCHSLVALSKHLDMIRYSEQSLISQSIETYLHHQGLDVPDRMQLDNTFAVLSAVAQGLGWTLTTPLCLLQGEVFRNQTSVIPLPEKDSFFRYLTLIARRNELGDLPEKLAEGSCKILRQHFLAKIRQHYPWLDGKIRIGKYT
- the panP gene encoding pyridoxal-dependent aspartate 1-decarboxylase PanP; the encoded protein is MVTETKTAEASLESLHRIFTVPEAPDSTLGKIEQEISQNLNCFLQNHIAATDSSLTDIEKDFSNPLIPEKPTFVSEHTEFLLDKLVAQSVHTSSPRFIGHMTSALPYFLMPLSKIMIGLNQNTVKIETSKAFTPLERQVLGMLHNLIYGRDERFYESWMHSAEHSLGAFCSGGTIANITALWVARNAALRADGNFKGVAEEGLFRAMRHYGYDDLAILVSDRGHYSLKKSADVLGIGRQSLIAIPTDENNRIRIDKLEQKVAELKAKNTKVFALVGVAGTTETGNIDPLDAMAEIAERENIHFHVDAAWGGASLMSNTQRQKLKGIERADSVTIDAHKQLYVPMGAGMVIFKDPSMVSAIEHHANYILRKGSKDLGSHTLEGSRSGMAMLLYASLNIIGREGYELLIDQSVDKAEYFASLIAEQPDFEIVSKPELCLLTYRFVPESVKKAFETANDTQREVLHQHLNNLTVFIQKHQREAGNTFVSRTTLTPVHLDNRATIVFRVVLANPLTTKNILQEVLEEQRALALQSSIAYPKLLELAEQILN